A genome region from Eremothecium gossypii ATCC 10895 chromosome VII, complete sequence includes the following:
- the TRM1 gene encoding tRNA (guanine26-N2)-dimethyltransferase (Syntenic homolog of Saccharomyces cerevisiae YDR120C (TRM1)) codes for MFRAAIQKLKANFVGSPTPLASSAPASKAQINLAEYNVVSEGKAQILFPEKETVFYNPIQQFNRDLSVTCIKAWDNLYGSKAIRGKRVGSNGKRSFDGTDQEATKKRKLAASKEAVDPTGSGSDDPGRYIKVLEALSATGLRAIRYAHEIPHVKNIVANDLLPEAVDSIRRNIDYNHLSHLITANQDDANVLMYRSKAEGKKFHVIDLDPYGTATPFIDASLQSIEEGGLMLVTCTDLSVLAGNGYPEKCFALYGGVNMAGHDATHESALRLVLNLLSQSAAKQKKYIEPLLSLSIDFYVRVFVRVRTSPSEVKNLQHNTMIGYMCSGCSAWHTQRLGKQSQRASKKGKPYTKYSLAQGPPADKRCHYCGSPHHVFGPMYAGPLHNHEFIDEVLRINEEEHQDDIYGTRKRIKGMLTLARNELPEPFYFVPTSISSILKFQVPPLKTVVAGLGSLGYACSLTHAKASSLKTNAPWDAIWYVMKRYCLDNELADIKKMNQNGFGYKILTNESIDGSTDEWAEKLSFSPNQQSIDLERLRKLKIVRYQENPTKNWGPKARPQ; via the coding sequence ATGTTTAGAGCTGCTATTCAGAAACTGAAGGCGAACTTTGTGGGGTCTCCGACGCCGCTAGCGTCTAGTGCGCCCGCAAGCAAGGCTCAGATCAATTTGGCAGAGTATAACGTCGTCTCCGAGGGTAAAGCGCAAATCTTATTTCCAGAAAAGGAGACCGTGTTCTACAACCCGATCCAGCAGTTCAATAGGGATCTCAGTGTGACATGTATCAAGGCATGGGATAACTTGTATGGAAGCAAGGCTATTCGCGGCAAACGTGTCGGCAGCAATGGCAAGCGCTCCTTCGATGGAACAGATCAAGAGGCCACAAAAAAGCGGAAGTTGGCTGCCTCGAAGGAAGCGGTCGACCCTACAGGTAGCGGCTCAGATGATCCTGGGCGGTACATTAAGGTTTTAGAGGCCTTATCTGCCACCGGACTACGTGCGATCCGGTACGCGCACGAGATCCCCCATGTGAAGAATATAGTTGCAAATGACCTCCTTCCCGAGGCGGTTGACTCCATACGCAGGAACATCGATTATAACCACTTATCGCACCTGATTACTGCGAACCAGGATGACGCCAACGTGTTGATGTATCGCTCAAAAGCGGAGGGCAAGAAGTTCCACGTGATTGACTTGGATCCGTACGGTACCGCAACTCCATTTATCGACGCTTCGCTCCAGTCTATAGAGGAGGGCGGCCTTATGTTGGTGACCTGTACCGACTTATCTGTGCTAGCTGGCAATGGATACCCAGAAAAGTGTTTTGCCCTTTATGGGGGGGTGAACATGGCTGGGCACGATGCCACGCACGAAAGCGCGCTACGACTAGTCCTAAACTTGCTATCGCAAAGCGCTGCGAAGCAAAAGAAGTACATTGAGCCGCTACTCTCTCTCAGTATTGACTTCTACGTTCGTGTCTTTGTAAGAGTGAGGACTAGCCCCAGCGAAGTGAAGAATCTGCAACACAACACTATGATTGGGTACATGTGCAGCGGGTGCAGCGCCTGGCATACTCAAAGACTTGGTAAGCAGTCCCAGCGTGCTTCCAAGAAGGGAAAACCTTATACTAAGTACTCCCTTGCCCAAGGACCACCAGCTGACAAGCGTTGCCACTACTGTGGGAGTCCTCATCACGTATTTGGTCCCATGTACGCTGGTCCATTGCACAACCACGAGTTCATCGATGAAGTGTTACGCATTAACGAGGAGGAGCACCAGGATGACATCTATGGGACGCGAAAGAGAATCAAGGGTATGTTGACGCTCGCTCGGAATGAGCTACCGGAGCCTTTCTACTTTGTACCAACGTCCATCTCTTCTATATTGAAATTCCAAGTTCCACCACTTAAGACTGTGGTTGCTGGACTAGGCTCATTGGGGTACGCGTGCTCTCTAACTCACGCCAAGGCGTCTTCTCTTAAAACAAACGCTCCATGGGATGCTATCTGGTACGTTATGAAACGTTATTGTTTGGACAATGAGCTTGCAGATATCAAGAAAATGAACCAGAACGGATTTGGATATAAAATCCTAACCAATGAGAGCATCGACGGATCCACAGATGAATGGGCCGAAAAGCTTTCATTTTCTCCCAATCAGCAAAGTATTGATCTAGAGAGGCTAAGGAAGTTGAAAATAGTGCGATACCAGGAAAACCCGACCAAAAATTGGGGACCAAAAGCAAGACCGCAGTAG
- the VBA4 gene encoding Vba4p (Syntenic homolog of Saccharomyces cerevisiae YDR119W (VBA4)), whose product MGKRRKGLKTKQRDRLREFAKRKERQRALAGQNQAGVGQDAQPARRQHRPRAGEQSGLLEASRGTLVSDPSSGLSGLVASELEVQRQQEVCAAVTAESMATSGSGSSYGSTQKPTEVYLTATAVEAAKEDAGGLGATRRRVVMASMCLGVFLAALDGTIVTTLLDHIASEFNELPRISWIATAYLLSSATFQPLYGKLSDIFGRRPLLVFSNLVFCLGALICGMSKNLWVLVLGRFVAGIGGGGLTSMCSITTTDIVPLRSRALYQGICNVFFGLGTACGGLVGGLFADRAVGWRMAFLVQVPLTLLSTTAIQLFLTLPKPVDAHKGAGQRSIPWTTKLRMVDWTGTVTLVVFLFCFTLVCSLYGEDLPHLYLIFVVILLSGSYFIYHELYVATDPILPIRFLENRSVLAASLSNWFCMMGMMTTGFYIPVYYASVLNMGPTDIGKRIVPSFFSTAFGSLGAGYYMKRTGKYYWFLLAFCLVGVLGQVQISYVTPSISTWRQYCLYMIPGFGSAVLLTVTLLALIVAVPQRHQAATTSISYAFRSTGSTLGVSIGGAIFRNGLSNQLYSKLMPLQSPEHPASELLRIIEKAAHSTEWVHKEAPEFARHILIDCYHYAGRYTFHFCLACMVLATVACCFIVEYKLHAGIPRQDRRGSVH is encoded by the coding sequence ATGGGAAAACGGCGGAAGGGGTTGAAGACCAAGCAGCGCGACAGGCTGCGGGAGTTTGCGAAGCGGAAGGAACGGCAGCGGGCCCTTGCAGGGCAAAACCAGGCAGGCGTAGGCCAGGATGCGCAGCCGGCAAGGCGACAGCACCGTCCCCGCGCAGGCGAGCAATCGGGACTTTTGGAGGCGAGTCGGGGGACGCTGGTGTCGGACCCAAGCAGCGGCCTATCTGGGCTAGTAGCGAGCGAGCTGGAGgtgcagcggcagcaggaGGTGTGCGCAGCGGTGACGGCGGAGTCGATGGCGACGAGCGGTAGTGGTAGTTCGTACGGATCGACGCAGAAGCCAACGGAGGTGTACTTGACGGCGACGGCAGTAGAGGCTGCGAAGGAGGACGCGGGGGGGCTGGGCGCGACGAGGCGGAGAGTGGTGATGGCGTCGATGTGCTTGGGCGTCTTTTTGGCGGCGTTGGACGGCACCATCGTGACCACGTTGCTGGACCATATTGCGTCCGAGTTCAACGAGCTCCCGCGCATATCCTGGATTGCAACGGCGTACCTACTTTCGAGCGCGACTTTCCAGCCCTTGTACGGTAAGCTATCGGATATATTtggccgccgcccgctgTTGGTGTTTAGTAACCTTGTGTTTTGCCTGGGCGCGCTCATCTGTGGCATGTCCAAAAACCTCTGGGTACTGGTATTGGGCCGCTTCGTGGCCGGGATCGGTGGTGGGGGTCTCACTTCGATGTGCTCCATCACGACCACTGACATAGTACCGCTACGTTCTCGGGCCCTGTACCAGGGGATATGCAACGTCTTCTTCGGGCTGGGCACGGCGTGCGGTGGTCTGGTGGGAGGGTTGTTTGCCGACAGAGCAGTCGGATGGCGCATGGCCTTCCTGGTGCAGGTCCCACTCACCTTGCTAAGCACGACCGCTATACAACTATTCCTTACGCTCCCTAAGCCTGTGGATGCGCACAAAGGAGCCGGACAACGCTCCATCCCATGGACGACCAAACTACGCATGGTCGACTGGACCGGAACAGTTACGCTGGTGGTCTTCCTGTTCTGTTTTACGCTTGTATGCTCACTATACGGGGAAGACTTGCCGCACCTGTATCTGATCTTCGTAGTTATCCTTCTATCGGGCAGCTACTTCATTTATCACGAATTGTATGTGGCCACTGACCCTATTCTTCCAATCCGCTTTCTTGAGAATAGAAGTGTACTGGCGGCGTCGCTCTCCAACTGGTTCTGCATGATGGGAATGATGACCACGGGGTTCTACATTCCCGTTTATTATGCTAGCGTCCTCAATATGGGCCCGACAGATATCGGTAAACGCATTGTGCccagcttcttcagcaCTGCCTTTGGTTCCCTTGGGGCAGGATACTACATGAAACGCACAGGCAAATACTACTGGTTCCTGCTCGCATTCTGCCTAGTGGGCGTTTTGGGACAGGTACAGATCAGCTATGTCACGCCCTCTATCTCAACATGGCGGCAATACTGCCTCTACATGATACCGGGCTTTGGCTCAGCAGTGTTACTCACTGTCACTCTACTTGCGCTCATTGTAGCGGTTCCGCAAAGACACCAAGCTGCAACCACATCCATCTCGTATGCATTTCGGTCGACCGGTTCTACACTGGGTGTCTCTATCGGCGGCGCCATTTTCCGTAACGGCCTTTCCAACCAGCTGTATTCCAAGCTAATGCCTTTGCAAAGTCCGGAACATCCCGCCAGCGAACTACTTCGGATTATTGAGAAGGCTGCCCACTCCACAGAATGGGTTCACAAAGAGGCTCCCGAATTTGCGCGTCACATTCTTATCGACTGTTATCATTACGCCGGAAGGTATACATTCCACTTTTGCTTAGCATGTATGGTTTTGGCAACAGTCGCCTGCTGCTTCATAGTGGAGTATAAGCTCCATGCGGGAATACCGCGCCAAGACCGCAGAGGGAGCGTACATTGA
- the SUL2 gene encoding sulfate permease (Syntenic homolog of Saccharomyces cerevisiae YLR092W (SUL2)): MSRQVHTGRSSSDDTGAPQWPSRNSVLNDDIEALQAEYDQLKAGEVHSAQGATHGDIGSRQYSGSGKPAAQYLGLNVNSREAVPEYEETVVSVKDYYNYKLRGFISLNTARDYALSVFPLHRWIHHYNVAWMYADMVAGITVGCVLVPQSMSYAQLASLSPQYGLYSSFVGAFIYSFFATSKDVCIGPVAVMSLETAKVIARVTENLPEDTNITGPIIATALTLLCGAIAMVIGILRLGFLVEFISITAVTGFMTGSALSIISGQVPSLMGYSKKVNTRATTYKVIIESLKHLKDTNMNAAFGLVPLVLLFLWKWICGSLGPRLVDRYLQFKPSRASRWNAAFFYLQALRNAVIIVVFTAISWGISRHKLEKPPISLLGKVPSGLKNVGPLELPEGLVEKLLPELPAATIILLLEHIAIAKSFGRINNYKVVPDQELIAIGVTNLFATFFNAYPATGSFSRSALKAKCNVKTPLSGLFTGACVLLALYCLTEAFYFIPKATLSAVIIHAVADLIASYKVTWMFWRTNPLDFFAFIVTVIITVFSSIEHGIYFSISWSCAVLLCKVAFPDGKFLGYIDVAEVIEPAGPPSINSEADLASIDNSATFQQIDKDGGKLNTVESVLPDPHTRFHRRWIPLDHAYSRELNPEAVVNPPPPGVIVYRPTDSWTYLNCSRHFDIILDHVKEHTRPGQLVNHLSNKERLWCDPGPWRPPRIFRRFIADKRTGSAVADARPVLRVLAMDWSQVSQVDSTGIQNLVDLRNALNKYADRPVEFHFAGIVSPWIKRALVNTGFGIADPPLISSRVSYHLVRLPADPPHIVHGHSVVFALGTNTPFFHLDMPDFETWRHDA, encoded by the coding sequence ATGTCGAGGCAGGTACATACTGGTAGATCGAGCTCTGATGATACTGGTGCCCCTCAGTGGCCCAGCCGCAATTCTGTGTTAAATGATGACATCGAGGCTCTGCAGGCAGAGTACGATCAACTGAAGGCTGGCGAGGTTCACTCGGCCCAAGGGGCCACTCATGGCGACATAGGTAGCCGACAGTACAGTGGCTCTGGAAAGCCCGCGGCACAATATCTGGGGTTGAATGTGAACAGCAGAGAAGCAGTTCCCGAGTATGAAGAGACAGTAGTATCAGTCAAAGATTACTACAATTATAAGTTGCGTGGTTTTATTTCGCTCAATACCGCGAGAGACTACGCCCTATCTGTATTCCCTCTGCATAGGTGGATTCATCACTATAATGTTGCGTGGATGTATGCAGATATGGTAGCTGGCATAACCGTCGGATGTGTCCTCGTCCCCCAATCCATGTCATATGCCCAGCTAGCATCTTTGAGCCCACAATATGGGCTCTACTCATCCTTTGTTGGCGCTTTTATCTATTCCTTTTTTGCCACAAGTAAGGATGTATGCATTGGGCCGGTTGCCGTCATGTCATTGGAAACTGCAAAGGTAATCGCCAGAGTTACAGAAAACCTGCCCGAAGATACTAATATAACCGGTCCCATCATTGCAACAGCCCTAACGCTACTTTGTGGGGCGATAGCGATGGTGATTGGTATTCTCAGACTTGGATTTTTGGTAGAATTTATTTCTATTACTGCAGTTACCGGATTCATGACAGGAAGTGCCCTCTCAATTATATCCGGCCAAGTGCCAAGTTTAATGGGTTATAGCAAAAAGGTCAACACCAGGGCAACAACATACAAGGTTATAATTGAATCACTTAAACATTTGAAAGATACCAACATGAATGCCGCATTTGGATTGGTTCCCTTGGTGCTGCTCTTTCTCTGGAAATGGATCTGTGGAAGCTTAGGACCTCGCCTGGTCGACCGATATCTTCAGTTTAAGCCAAGCAGGGCTTCTCGCTGGAATGCTGCCTTTTTCTATTTACAGGCTCTGCGGAACGCAGTTATTATCGTTGTATTCACCGCCATCTCGTGGGGTATCAGCAGGCACAAGCTGGAGAAACCCCCGATATCACTGCTGGGCAAGGTACCTTCAGGACTGAAGAACGTGGGTCCTTTGGAATTGCCCGAGGGGCTAGTCGAAAAGCTACTGCCAGAGCTACCGGCAGCAACCATTATCCTGCTGTTAGAACACATTGCAATTGCAAAATCTTTTGGACGAATCAATAATTATAAAGTCGTTCCTGACCAGGAACTGATCGCCATCGGCGTGACAAACCTATTTGCGACGTTCTTTAACGCATATCCCGCAACAGGTTCCTTTTCCAGGTCAGCGCTTAAAGCGAAATGTAACGTGAAGACGCCGCTATCCGGCCTCTTCACCGGGGCTTGCGTACTTCTTGCGCTCTACTGCCTGACTGAAGCCTTCTATTTCATCCCGAAGGCCACCCTCTCCGCCGTCATTATTCATGCTGTCGCAGACCTCATTGCGTCATACAAGGTGACATGGATGTTCTGGCGCACAAACCCACTTGATTTCTTCGCATTTATCGTCACGGTGATAATAACCGTCTTCAGCTCCATCGAGCATGGCATATATTTCTCGATCTCGTGGTCATGCGCAGTGTTGCTCTGCAAGGTCGCGTTTCCCGACGGCAAGTTCTTAGGCTACATCGACGTCGCAGAGGTGATCGAGCCTGCAGGCCCGCCCAGCATCAACTCAGAGGCTGATCTGGCCTCCATAGATAACAGCGCCACCTTCCAGCAGATAGACAAAGACGGTGGCAAGCTCAATACCGTTGAGTCTGTGCTGCCCGACCCCCACACACGCTTCCACAGGCGCTGGATCCCACTCGACCACGCGTACTCGCGCGAGCTAAACCCAGAGGCAGTTGTCAACCCGCCGCCCCCCGGCGTGATCGTCTACCGGCCCACCGACTCCTGGACCTACTTGAATTGTTCCCGGCACTTTGACATCATCCTCGACCACGTAAAGGAGCACACACGGCCGGGCCAGCTCGTAAACCACCTCAGCAACAAAGAGCGCCTCTGGTGCGACCCAGGCCCGTGGCGCCCGCCTCGCATCTTCCGCCGCTTCATCGCCGACAAGCGCACCGGCTCCGCCGTCGCTGATGCGCGCCCCGTGCTCCGCGTGCTCGCGATGGACTGGTCCCAGGTGTCCCAGGTCGACTCCACCGGCATCCAGAACCTGGTCGACCTCCGCAACGCGCTCAATAAGTACGCCGACCGCCCAGTCGAGTTCCATTTCGCGGGCATCGTGTCGCCCTGGATAAAGCGCGCCCTGGTCAACACCGGGTTCGGGATTGCGGATCCCCCGCTAATTTCATCCCGGGTATCCTACCATCTAGTGAGGCTGCCTGCAGATCCTCCGCACATCGTACATGGCCACTCCGTCGTCTTCGCTCTTGGAACGAACACTCCATTCTTCCATCTGGACATGCCTGACTTCGAAACGTGGCGTCACGACGCTTGA
- a CDS encoding AGR078Cp (Syntenic homolog of Saccharomyces cerevisiae YDR118W (APC4)), translated as MTQWKVKLTKQWDGKLEPFWNDRLSLWGVLEKEVLSIFRYIDGRRVGAIPLRLRQNEELLRCQWEPDDGELFAVALRSGSVKIYRGRLDPEGTEGSEGAELVGTVVLGRGDAFQMEQFVWNRIKWRVREPFCGEFDSPLVQWLPRLTEMSISAQGKLLCTPLGYEGPEWNAGLAADESNMFLTFDNNTRKVVLSIDGTFNFRYGEKSKFPTKVTSILPGNENHYVFINDEDWQLQVIRLEFTEYHQVHELMKCCSHIQFLLKYIRDNHRLIGTKLMEPHATFTGSLFPEEQFTKFMKGLKDVFYLGYSDDKTVENWFTLKLGRHGTAIWKQRNHLFWSSSQGVLVTCMIPACERLIVSAKRLLGLVKSLKLNVFGLDDDNELTAVEVQDLLQMSLGLLKGLVEQVEQFHVGENVSKDGLAWIEYMMDSLLHNEDEDAHNLNGQDGLFSSDLDPHEVYPKEHYSVQLFLNEYIIPKKPYSWIKSDFPSQLEVLMRQFDLVQKNYTAKWIKKLIKVPGPVRKLKSLVGHRLEDALVDGETIYMICSKRSPKRPDLDEEVECSPSRESELQQSMGKLSEETPVDGYSRIFTLVQYDVSSKELTRQSIPPPTNRAIIASIKFVPGESSRFLMLTEDGQVRRYLVGYSGATDVKNSARITIYNDFKVIMEPTALDITNKKYCKNQMIVHSDMAVTILSPIPVEAPADANSGHCQLVVQIM; from the coding sequence ATGACTCAATGGAAAGTAAAGCTAACTAAGCAGTGGGACGGAAAGCTAGAACCGTTTTGGAATGATCGTTTGTCGTTGTGGGGGGTGCTTGAAAAAGAAGTACTCAGCATCTTCAGGTACATTGACGGGAGAAGAGTAGGGGCCATCCCGTTGCGGTTGCGACAGAACGAGGAACTTCTGAGATGCCAATGGGAGCCGGATGATGGGGAGCTCTTCGCGGTAGCGCTGCGATCGGGATCGGTGAAGATCTACAGAGGGCGTTTGGACCCCGAAGGCACCGAGGGCTCAGAGGGCGCCGAGTTGGTGGGAACGGTGGTGTTGGGGAGAGGGGACGCGTTCCAGATGGAGCAGTTTGTGTGGAACCGGATCAAGTGGCGCGTGAGGGAGCCGTTTTGCGGGGAATTTGACAGCCCGCTTGTGCAGTGGCTTCCGCGGCTCACGGAGATGAGCATCAGCGCACAGGGCAAGCTCCTGTGCACGCCGCTAGGCTACGAGGGCCCAGAGTGGAACGCTGGGCTTGCGGCAGACGAGTCGAACATGTTCCTCACGTTCGATAATAACACGCGCAAGGTGGTACTCTCGATTGACGGCACCTTCAACTTCCGCTACGGGGAGAAGAGCAAGTTCCCTACCAAGGTGACGAGCATACTCCCAGGAAACGAGAACCACTACGTGTTTATCAACGACGAGGACTGGCAACTCCAGGTCATCCGGCTTGAATTCACCGAGTACCACCAGGTGCATGAACTCATGAAGTGCTGCTCGCATATACAGTTTCTACTGAAATATATTCGCGACAACCACCGCTTGATTGGGACCAAGCTCATGGAACCACACGCGACCTTCACGGGCAGCCTCTTTCCCGAAGAGCAGTTTACTAAATTTATGAAGGGGCTAAAGGACGTATTTTATCTCGGGTATTCGGATGACAAGACCGTAGAGAACTGGTTCACTCTCAAGCTAGGGAGGCATGGAACGGCCATCTGGAAGCAGCGAAACCACTTATTCTGGTCAAGCAGCCAGGGGGTTTTGGTGACTTGCATGATACCTGCCTGCGAAAGACTTATCGTTTCCGCAAAAAGGTTGCTAGGCCTTGTGAAGAGCTTGAAGCTCAACGTGTTCGGCCTTGATGACGACAACGAACTCACAGCTGTGGAGGTGCAGGACCTCCTCCAAATGAGTTTGGGTTTACTAAAGGGGCTAGTGGAGCAGGTAGAACAGTTCCATGTAGGGGAAAACGTGTCCAAAGACGGGTTAGCCTGGATCGAGTATATGATGGACAGTTTGCTCCACAACGAGGATGAGGATGCACATAATCTCAATGGTCAAGATGGGCTTTTCTCCAGCGACCTCGATCCCCATGAAGTGTATCCAAAAGAACACTACTCGGTTCAGCTTTTTCTAAATGAATACATCATCCCGAAGAAACCATACAGCTGGATCAAGAGCGATTTCCCGAGCCAACTCGAAGTTCTCATGCGTCAGTTCGACCTTGTTCAGAAAAATTACACCGCCAAGTGGATAAAGAAATTGATCAAGGTTCCCGGGCCTGTCAGAAAGCTCAAAAGCCTCGTAGGCCACCGACTTGAGGATGCTTTGGTGGATGGTGAGACGATATATATGATCTGCTCGAAGCGGTCACCAAAGAGGCCTGATCTTGATGAGGAGGTCGAATGCAGCCCATCCCGCGAGAGTGAGCTACAGCAAAGCATGGGGAAACTTTCAGAAGAGACACCAGTAGATGGATACTCGAGGATATTCACGTTAGTTCAGTACGACGTCTCCTCCAAAGAGTTGACTAGACAGTCAATACCTCCTCCCACAAACCGAGCGATCATAGCTAGCATAAAGTTCGTCCCTGGTGAGTCAAGCCGGTTCTTAATGCTCACCGAAGATGGCCAGGTTAGAAGATACCTGGTTGGCTATTCTGGCGCCACTGACGTCAAGAATTCAGCTCGGATAACTATTTACAATGACTTTAAAGTTATCATGGAGCCTACAGCCCTCGATATAACGAACAAAAAGTATTGCAAGAACCAGATGATTGTGCATTCGGATATGGCTGTCACCATACTTTCTCCCATTCCTGTGGAGGCTCCAGCTGACGCGAATTCAGGTCACTGCCAGCTAGTAGTACAAATCATGTGA
- the TMA64 gene encoding Tma64p (Syntenic homolog of Saccharomyces cerevisiae YDR117C (TMA64)), with product MFKKDPNLNPTSNTKNSERKRLQASIREQYEYESYQFSSTEIKHGTFKTQSTVGTVYTDPNNIPLWFRGKHDQTYIPTVYSCWDHPDLLPVVHTHEHVVESKLKGGADLMLPGTVPPFSSGTRRGRVVGIASTRAPGVVKAVGICEMDLEGVTTVADTTGVAVRVLHTYGDGLCRVFKVQREAPEASEAKGASPEAREPEAEPPKTAPGEGLAEELERLTMEDVDHLLTRAVYYTIKADGRLQLPVTASKFIAEHVLKNLPPMDLSQVTVKRSSWGKAAKLLKHFEAQGLLTLKGKPESFTVVSVNSAHEALKSFEPYRTVSDKASTGSKNSSTTQSLEIVYHYVPNRTLLPQLNGLGISGGDALSAKDIRDRLEQYVAARKCVDPYDKSMLRLDDTLAQLLHKNVNADTPRSLPRPEALAALLSRSFSEYFVVMRGDAPLSKPQKGRAPPIKVTNERKIYKKVVTKVSNFEVYGVDPEELAAELRVRCSGSTTITDVPNTKAVEVQVQGPHEATIVSILNKHGIPSKYITLDCKVQPKKKK from the coding sequence ATGTTCAAGAAAGATCCAAACCTAAATCCGACTAGTAACACGAAGAACTCAGAGCGCAAGCGACTACAGGCTAGTATACGTGAGCAGTATGAATACGAGAGTTACCAGTTCTCTTCCACGGAGATCAAGCACGGTACATTCAAGACGCAGAGCACGGTAGGGACGGTGTACACCGATCCAAACAACATCCCGCTGTGGTTCCGCGGGAAGCACGATCAGACGTACATTCCGACGGTATACAGCTGCTGGGACCACCCGGATCTGCTACCGGTGGTGCATACACACGAGCACGTTGTGGAAAGCAAACTGAAGGGCGGCGCAGACCTCATGCTGCCGGGGACTGTGCCCCCGTTCTCAAGCGGGACCCGGCGCGGCCGTGTTGTGGGAATAGCCAgcacgcgcgcgccgggcgTTGTTAAGGCAGTGGGTATCTGCGAAATGGACCTAGAGGGCGTCACCACGGTGGCGGACACCACGGGTGTCGCGGTGCGTGTCCTGCATACCTACGGAGACGGGCTGTGTCGTGTTTTCAAGGTGCAGCGCGAGGCACCCGAGGCTTCTGAGGCAAAGGGTGCGAGTCCGGAAGCACGCGAGCCGGAGGCCGAGCCACCGAAGACGGCGCCCGGGGAGGGCCTTgcggaggagctggaaCGCTTGACCATGGAGGACGTCGACCACCTACTCACGCGTGCTGTTTACTACACGATCAAGGCGGATGGCCGACTGCAGCTGCCGGTGACTGCGTCCAAGTTCATTGCGGAACATGTCTTGAAGAACCTGCCTCCGATGGACCTGTCCCAGGTGACCGTCAAGCGGTCCTCGTGGGGCAAGGCCGCGAAGCTGTTGAAGCACTTTGAGGCGCAGGGCCTTCTCACGCTAAAGGGTAAGCCCGAGAGCTTCACCGTCGTCTCTGTGAACAGTGCTCATGAAGCGTTGAAATCTTTCGAGCCATACCGCACGGTTTCAGACAAAGCTTCTACGGGCTCCAAAAATTCATCCACCACACAGTCCCTCGAGATCGTCTACCATTACGTCCCCAATCGCACACTACTGCCGCAGCTGAACGGCCTAGGCATTTCGGGCGGCGATGCGTTGAGCGCCAAGGACATCCGCGACCGCCTGGAACAGTATGTCGCTGCCAGAAAATGCGTTGACCCGTACGACAAGTCTATGCTGCGGCTGGACGACACGTTGGCCCAGCTTTTGCATAAAAACGTGAACGCTGATACCCCCCGGTCGCTGCCACGTCCGGAGGCTCTCGCAGCACTGCTGTCACGCAGCTTTTCGGAGTACTTCGTCGTGATGCGCGGAGACGCGCCGCTTTCCAAGCCGCAAAAGGGACGGGCGCCGCCCATCAAAGTGACTAACGAGCGCAAAATCTACAAGAAGGTTGTCACGAAAGTCAGCAACTTTGAGGTCTACGGTGTCGATCCGGAGGAATTGGCGGCCGAGCTGCGTGTGCGTTGCAGCGGTTCGACGACAATCACAGACGTCCCAAATACCAAGGCGGTAGAAGTCCAGGTTCAAGGACCGCACGAGGCGACAATCGTTAGCATCCTGAACAAGCATGGAATCCCCAGTAAGTATATAACTCTCGACTGCAAAGTGCAAccgaagaagaagaagtaG